The Ignavibacteriales bacterium genome contains the following window.
ACGAAGTAACCGTTCCGCCAACAGAGGAAAGCTCTAATTTGTAACAATCTGTTTCAACAATGATTTTCTTTTTTTCTTTTTTTATAAGGTGTGAAAAATATTTTCCAAGAGTGTCTTCAACAGAAATTGAAGTTTGAACGGTTCCGGGCTTGCTTGTTGTATTTGGCTCTAAGGGTTCTTTTGTCTTTTGATGGTTTAAATTTCCGGTAGTATCTTTATCTTGAACTTGTGTCTGCGGCGGCGGTGCCGTCATCCACAACCACACCATCAACACAATGCCTATTAAGACAAAACCTATGACTGTATTTTTATCCATGTTGAAACTCCGTTACACTTAAATTTTATTCAGACCCCTTTGTGGGGAGAATTTAATATTTTGACTTGGGATAAATCCAATTTGTTTTAATCAATTTCACCTTGCGCTTATTTACATTTTTGATCATGGTACCGGATCGTACCCGCCTGGATGGAAAGGGTGACAGCGAAAAATTCTCTTTATCGCCATCCACATTCCTTTTAATGAACCATACTTTGTTACAGCGTCATGTGCATATGAAGAACAAGTTGGATAAAACCGGCATGTGTTGGGTGGAATAATGGGAGATACCAACACCCTGTAAATGCTTATAAAAAATAGTACCATTTAATTATTGGAAATGAGATTGACCTATTTTATTTAGTATAAATATAACATCATCCCGCAGATGACAATATGAAGGTTTTGACGAAACCTGTGATTCGCCCGGATAAAAAAACAAAATAGCCGCTATCTGGTTTTGCTCTTTCGACACATTATCTATAAGTGCTCTGTTTAATCTTAATGTTTCACGAACGATGCGCTTGATTCTGTTTCGATCTATGGCTCTTTTTATATTTCGAGAAACTTTAATGCCAAATGATGAATTTATTTTTTGATTATTTTCATTCAGTAAGAGAACAAAAGATCGAATAATATTTCCATTTATCTTTTTACCGTTCCTGAAAATTAAATCAAAATTCTTTTTACCCCGAATGATTTTATCTCGTGGAAGTTTGTATCCCACAAATATCACTTTAATTAAGCTTCATCGCTAACGGTAAGTTTTTTTCTGCCAACCGATCTCCTGCGCTTCAATACTTTTTGACCATTCTTGGATTTCATTCTTTCGCGGAAACCATGTTTATTTTTTCGTTTCCTGTTGCTTGGTTGAAATGTTCTTTTCATGTTATCCTCATTAAATAAACGATTTGCCAATGAAAAAAAGAGGATTGTTGTAACAATCCTCTAAATTTCAAAGATAAAGTTATAAAATTTTCTATTAAATATATCAAAATTGTGTGATTATTACAAACTTATATTACGATTAAAAATATAGACTTGACTCGCTAATCTATTATATGTATTTTCTTAAGGGGATTAAAAACAAATTAATTGTTAATAAAATGTTGATAAATTTCATTGTTATTGAAAAGCTCGATAATTTATCTCATATTTGAATATTTATTGAATCTTTTTTGAACTTTTGTCAATATTTATGTTAATATCATGTTGATAAGACATCCATGACAATCAAATTATAAAACGATTTTATTCATTAACGAGGCAATTAATGCAAAATGCGAATCCAGCTATAAACATATGGGTTCAGGCGCTCTCACTTATTAAAAGTAGGGTGAACACCCAAACTTATAAGTCTTGGTTTGAACCGATAGTACCGGTTGATTTAGACACAAATAAAATTACTCTTCAGGTACCAAGCCAGTTTTTCGTTGATTGGTTAGAAGAGCATTATTATTCTCTGATAAATGAGGTTTTGACACAGATTTCCAACCGGGAATTATTTGTTATCTATGCGATTGTACCAGAAGATCCGGATCTGAATAGACCTCAAGCCGAGGTTATCAATGATACAACTCATGTAAACAATTTATTACATAATCTTAGTAAAAGTCCATCAACATCAGCGCAATCATCTGTCAAACAATTTGTCAATCCATCCTTAAATACGCGATATACTTTCGACAAATATATTAAAGGTGAGAGTAATCAATTTGCACGTGCGGCTGCGTTAGCCGTTGCGAATAATCCGGGCGGCACATCTTTTAACCCGTTAGTAATTTATGGTGGTGTCGGGCTCGGAAAAACACATCTTGTGCAAGCAATTGGAAATCATGTTTTGCTTTCTGGGAAAAGCTCAAAGGTTTTATACGTTTCTAGCGAAAAATTTACCGTTGATTTTGTTGAAGCTATTCAAAAAGATAATATATCATCATTTTCAAATTATTATCGGAATATTGATTTGCTTATCGTCGATGATATTCAATTCTTTGCAGGAAAAGAAAAAACTCAGGACATTTTTTTTCACACATTTAACGCTCTTCATCAACTTGGAAAACAGATTGTATTATCATCGGACAGACCTCCAAAAGATCTTCAGGGTCTTAATGATCGGCTTACTTCCAGGTTTCAATGGGGTTTAACCGCTGATATTCAATCGCCTGATTTAGAAACGCGTATTGCCATTTTGCAAAAGAAAAGTTCCGATACTGGTGTAGAGTTATCGCAAGATGTTGTGGAATTTATTGCAAACAATATTACTTCAAATATCCGTGAGCTTGAAGGTTGTCTTATAAGTTTGCTTGCCCGTGCGTCTTTAGAAAATTGTGCTATAAACCTCGATTTAGCGTACAATGTTGTCCGTACTTTGGTTGGAGAAGTTCGATCTCACATCACGATAGAAGAAATTCAACGTGTGGTTGCAAATCATTTCGGCATTCCCGATGATTTGCTTCGCGCTAAAACACGGAAACAAGAAGTTGTTAATGCGCGACAGATAGCAATGTATTTAGCGAAAGAATTAACAAATTCCTCTTTAAAAACTATAGGTTTGCATTTTGGCGGAAGAGATCACAGCACTGTTATTCATGCATATCAAACTGTTGAAGACAGTACTCATTTGGACAATAAACAAAAATCGGTAGTTCAGCATTTACGAAATACAATTGAACATGGGATTCGTAGATAAGTATGTTAATAAGATATTCTTTTTTATTGAATTATCTTTTTTCTATGTTAATAACTATAAATGTTTTTTTACTTTTCTAATTTTATTTATAAGAATTATCTTTTCATCAATCAGAACACAAATTACCAACAATCATCTTTAATTCTAATCAATTTATTTTTCATATTTTTCTGGTTATAAACATATCCACAGTATTATTATTATATATCTTTTTATTTTTCCTTATAACTTATTATAATAAAATAGAGTTATGGAGAAATTAATCTTTGATATTCGCTATAATTTTTGTACATTTAAACATGTTATTTTCGATTCACTTCATAATCCTTTAAGGAATTTATTATGAAATTTTCTTGCTCAAGCACAGATCTTCAACGTGTTCTCGGTAATATTGGTGGTGTTATTCCATCTAAATCAACTCTCCCAATCCTTGAAAATTTTTTATTTCAACTTTCAAAAAACCGACTGAGTATAACCGCTACAGATCTTGATATATCTATGACGGTTACATTAAATGTTGATGCTAAAGAGGATGGTGAAATTGCAATTCCAGCGAAACGTCTTTTTGAGACAGTGCGTGCACTTCCGAATATTGAAATAAATTTTCAAGTAAATACAGACACAAATAAAATTATAATGAAAACTCCGAGCGGTGAATATAAACTAACCGGCGAATCAAGTGAAAATTTTCCAAGCATACCTGCATTTCGTGGAAAAGAAGAAATTGAAGTTGAAAGTGATTCTTTCAGACGAATAATTACGAAGACAGTTTTTGCCGTAAGTTCAGACGAACTAAGACCCGCAATGACCGGTATTTTATTGCAGATTAGAAAAAGTGAAATCAGAGTGGCTGCAACGGACGGGCACAGATTAGTTCGTTTAATAAACTCGAATTTTTCGAACGCAGATTTTGAAAGAGAAATAATTGTACCGGTGAAAGCCTTAAACCTTGCATCGAAATCAGCGAATAGTCAGAAGAGTACAATTTCATTAAACGAAAATCATATAATGTTTTCATTCGGAGATACAGTGTTGGTATCAAGATTAATCGAAGAAAAATATCCGAGCTACGAAAGCGTTATTCCACTTGAAAACGACAAGCTTCTTGTTGTAGATAAAAATCAACTTTTGTCATCAATCAGGAGAATTTCTCTCTACGCAAGTTCCACAACGCATCAAATTCGTCTTTCTTTAAAACGTAATAACGTTTCAATATCGGCTGAAGATATTGATGTTGGAAGTGAGGCTATCGAATCATTAACATGTGATTATGGCTCCGACTCAATGGAAATTGGATTTAATTCAGGTTATTTAATCGATATTTTATCACACATTGACACTGACGAAGCGATATTTAAAATGAGTTCACCAACCAGGGCTAGCATTATTCAACCGTTTACGCAAAAAGATGGAGAAAATCTTCTCATGCTTGTCATGCCAGTTCGGCTGAATGCATGAAGTCAATATCTGAATGTATTTAAAAAACATACGAGTCCATAACTTCCGGAACCATACCGAATCAATTTTTGATTTCGGGCAACGGGCTAATATACTTGTCGGTGAAAACGGCCAGGGAAAAACAAATATCCTCGAAGCTATTTCATACCTTTGCCTTACAAAAAGTTTTTATTCGCACGGCGATAGTCATGTGGTAAAAATTGGAAACGGCATTTTCGAAGTTGAAGGTGTTTTCAATACCGAACGCACTGGTGACCAGCGAATTAGAGTTGCTTATTCGGATGAGCAGAAAGAAAAAATATTTACCATCAACAAAAATCATGTTGAACCGCTTTCTTCCGTTATTGGAAAATTCCCGGTTGTTATTTGTTCACCAGAGCACGCACCAATTACCAGCCAGGGTCCAGTTGAGAGAAGAAGGTTTATTGATCTGGTGATATCGCAATCGAGCAATATCTATTTTCAACACCTGATGGAATACAGAAAAATTTTGAGGAATAGGAATAAAGTTTTAGCCGACGCAAGATCTCAGAGAACAGACCCCACTGAAATTTTAGAACCCTGGAATGAGCAACTGATAAATGCCGGTGCATATATTGTGATGCGCAGGCAAAAATTTGTCGATGAATTTGAACGCTATCTGAGTTCCTCATATCAGCAGCTTGTAAACAACGGTGAGTTGCCTTTCATTGCATACGAACCATCATTGCCGATTGACAAATCTGTTAATCAGGAAGAAGTGAAAAATGTTTTTTCTTTAGAACTCTCAAGAAAGAAAGAGAGAGAAATTCAAATCGGAACAACCGTGGTCGGGCCACATAGAGACGAACTTCTTTTTAATATTAACGGACTTGATTTGCGCCGGTATGCTTCGCAGGGACAACACAAAACATTTTTAGTTGCATTGAAAATTGCCGAGTTTTTTTATTTACGGGAACAATGTAATGAAACCCCGATTCTCTTATTGGATGATATTTTCAGTGAGCTTGATAACATGAGGGCCGCCAAACTATTGGATTTTGTAGGAACCATTAGTCAAACGTTTATTACATCGACGAATAAAGATTTATTTGAAAAAAATGCAACGGATGCCGAAAACAGGAAGATGTTTACAATAAATAACGGAGCGGTAATGGAAGAACAAAAATATGTCGCGTAGTTGAAAATGGCTCGGCACATTGGAACAGCGATTGAATCGGTATTAAAACAACTCGGTATCGGAGAACGTCTTAGGCAATACGAAATTTTGGAAGCATGGTCTTCAATAGTTGGAGAACAAATTTCGAAAGTTGCTAAAGCAGAGCATATACGTGAGGGAAAATTATTTGTACATGTTACACACGCTACATGGCGAAATGAATTGGTTTATCTGAAAAAAGATATCATAGATAAAATAAACAAAGCGATGAATCAAAAAATTGTTAAAGATATTATTTTTCATTAACGAGAGATTATGGCAAAAGGCAACGATAAAAAAGAGAAACAATTGGCAATTCCGCTCGACGGACCGGACGATTCTAAGAAGAAAAAACAGAAATCAAGCGGAGAATACACTGCGAACGATATAACCGTTCTAAAAGGTCTCGATCCGGTAAGGCAACGACCCGCGATGTATATCGGAGATGTTTCCGCGCGAGGATTACATCATCTTGTTTACGAGGTAGTTGATAACTCGATAGACGAAGCATTGGCGGGTTTTGCGCATTACATCTCGGTTAGCATAAATAAAAACGGATCAGTAACAATAACCGATGATGGTCGCGGAATACCTACGGGAATTCATCCTGAAGAAAAACGATCTGCGTTGGAGGTTGTAATGACTGTTCTGCATGCAGGCGGTAAGTTCGATAAAAACACATACAAAGTTTCGGGCGGGTTACATGGTGTTGGCGTTTCGGTTGTTAACGCGCTTTCGGAATATTTAGAGGTCGAAGTCTCGCGCGATGGAAAATTATGGTATCAGAAATATGTAAGGGGGAAACCGCAGGCAGATGTTAAAACAGTCGGGAAATCGGATCCGAAAAAAACCGGAACAAAAGTTACATTTTTACCAGATAATCAGATTTTTAAAAACAGGATTTATAAATTTGAAACTCTTGCCGAAAGATTGCGTGAGCTTGCTTTCCTTAATCCCGATGTTGAGCTTCGCATAGTTGATTTGCGTGACGGACAAGAACAAGAGGAAAAATTTCACTTCAAGGGCGGTCTGATTGAGTTTGTGAAATATATCGATGCAACAAGACCGTCAATTATGAGAAAACCCGTATACGCAAAGGGAGAAGCCAAAGACGAAAATAATCGGCTTGTAGAAGCCGAAGTTGCATTTCAATATAATGATCAGTTCAACGAGAATGTTTTCACATACGTGAACAACATTAACACGCTTGAAGGGGGCACACATCTTGTCGGATTTAGAAGCGCTCTCACGCGATCTCTTAACTCTTACGCATCAAAAAATAATCTTGTAAAAGAGAACAGCGTACAACTTACTGGAGATGATTTCAAAGAAGGGCTCACCGCTGTTTTGAGTGTTAAAGTTCAGGAGCCGCAATTCGAAGGACAGACTAAAACAAAACTCGGCAACAGCGAAATAAAAGGAATCGTCGAAGGTATTGTTGGAGATCAAGTCGCCATCTGGCTGGATGAAAATCCGGGCGACGCGAAAAGAATTATAGATAAATGTTTGCGCGCGGCAGAAGCGCGGGAAGCGGCTCGAAAAGCTCGAGAACTTGCGCGCCGCAAAAGCGCCCTTGAAAGTTCGAGTCTTCCCGGAAAATTAGCCGATTGTTCGATCAACGATCCCGAGCATTGTGAACTTTACATCGTAGAGGGCGACTCGGCGGGTGGTAGCGCAAAACAGGGGAGAGACCGTCGTTTCCAGGCAATTCTTCCAATAAAAGGAAAAATTTTAAACGTTGAAAAAGCACGTCTCCATAAAATTTTGGAGAACGAAGAAATCAGAAATATATTCACAGCTATCGGAACGGGCGTTGGAGAAGATTTCGATCCGGCAAAAATACGTTACGGAAAAATTATCATCATGTGCGATGCAGACATTGACGGTTCACACATTCGCACATTATTGTTGACTCTGTTTTTCAGATATATGAAAGAAATAATAGAACTCGGTCATATTTACATCGCGCAACCACCGCTGTTCAAACTGAAAAAAGGTAAACAAGAATTTTACGCTTATGATGAGGAAGAACGGATAGAAGTTATCAAGCGATTAAAAACCGAGAAACGTACTGTGAAAGAAAGTACGAATGAAGTAACAACAGATAATGAAGGTGTAACAATTACCGCCGATGGTGTAACGATATCTCGCTTTAAAGGATTGGGAGAAATGAATCCCGAACAACTCTGGGGAACAACCATGAATCCGGAAACACGAACCGTATTGCAGGTTAGCATTGAAAATGCAGCTGACGCAGACAGAACATTTTCCATTTTAATGGGGGATGAGGTTGAACCGCGCAGGGCGTTCATAGAAAAGAACGCGAAATACGTACGGAATCTGGATGTATAAAAAATTTATCAGTAACATGAAATATAATGGAGCTTAAATGGCTGGCATAAACGAAAAAATAATTCCGGTTGATATTGAAGAAGAAATGAAAGGTTCGTATATCGATTACGCCATGAGCGTAATCGTTTCTCGCGCACTCCCCGATGTTCGCGATGGCTTGAAGCCGGTACATCGCCGGGTGCTTTTCGGCATGCACGAACTTGGACTTGCCAGCAACCGTGCCTATAAAAAAAGCGCCCGCGTAGTTGGAGAAGTTTTAGGAAAATACCATCCTCATGGCGACAGCGCCGTGTACGATACGATGGTTCGCATGGCACAAGATTTTTCACTCCGATACCCGCTTGTGGATGGTCAGGGAAATTTTGGTTCGGTAGACGGCGATTCACCCGCGGCGATGCGTTACACAGAAGTGCGGCTCGCGCGTGCGGCAGAAGAAATGCTGCGTGATCTGGAAAAAAATACGGTTGATTTGAGTCCAAACTTCGACGACACCTTAAAAGAACCGACAGTTCTTCCGGCGCAAATCCCCAATCTCTTGGTAAACGGAACATCGGGTATAGCAGTTGGGATGACTACAAATATTCCTCCGCATAATCTTACAGAAATCATAGATGGATGTGTTTCAATTATCGACACACCAACACTTCCGGAAGAAAAATTATTGAAGATAATTAAAGCGCCCGACTTCCCAACCGGCGGTATCATATACGGTTACGACGGTGTTAAGGAAGCATACCGCACAGGAAGAGGAAAAATACTTGTAAGGGCTAAGGCGACCATAGAAACAGGACGTGCAGACAGACAAGCAATTGTAGTTACTGAAATTCCTTATCAGGTAAACAAAGCATCGCTTATCGAGAAAATAGCAGATCTGGTTCGCGATAAAAAGATAGAAGATATTGCCGATATCAGAGACGAATCTGATCGCGACGGACTTCGTATTGTAATCGAATTAAAGCGAGACGCGAACGCGCCTGTTGTGCTCAACAATTTGTACAAGCATACACAAATGCAAACGACATTCGGCGTGATCATGCTCGCGCTGGTAGAGGGCAAACCACAGATACTTACGCTGAGACAAACCATCGATCATTTTATTAAGCATAGAAACGATGTTATTGTACGTCGCGCTAAGTTCGAACTCGACGAAGCCGAGCGCCGCGCTCATATTCTTGAAGGATATATAATCGCTCTCGATAATATCGATGAAATAATCAAACTGATAAAGAAATCAAAAGATATACCTTCCGCGCAGGAAGGATTAATGAAACGTTTCAAGCTTTCCGAGATTCAGGCAAAAGCGATTCTTGATATGCGCCTGCAAAGATTAACCGGTTTAGAGCGGAAAAAAGTTGAAGACGAATACAAAGAAACAATAAAATTGATCGAAAAATTAAGATCAATTTTATCGAGCAAGAAACTGCAACTGCAAATCATCAAAGAAGAGTTGCTTGAAATAAAGAAAAAATTCGGAGACGAAAGACGGACAGAAGTAATTTATAAAGCCGAAGAATTCAGCATCGAAGATATGATTGCCGAAGAAGATGTGGTAATCACAATTAGTCATGCCGGCTTCATAAAACGACTTCCGGTTTCGGGTTACAGGCGTCAGGCACGCGGAGGGAAAGGGGTTACCGGCGCGACAACGAAGGAAGATGATTTCATTGAACATATGTTTATTGCTTCAACGCACGACTATATCATGTTCTTTACGGACCGAGGAAGATGCTACTGGCTCAAAGTGCACGAAATTCCCGAAGCCGGAAGAATGGCACGCGGGAAATCGATCGTCAACCTGATTGAAAAGCAAAACGATGAAAACGTCGCATCGTATGTGCCGGTAAAAGGATTCGACGAAGATCATTTCATAGCGATGATAACAGAAAAGGGTTTGGTAAAGAAAACTTCGCTGTTTGAATTCAGCAACGTTCGACGAAACGGCATCGCCGCGATAACGCTTCAAAAAGGGGATAGCGTTATTGATGTGAAACTGACCGACGGCAAGCAAGATATTGTAATCGGAACTTATAACGGTATGGCGATAAGGTTCAACGAACAGGAAGCGCGTGCCGTTGGAAGAATCTCGATGGGTGTTCGTGGTATCAAGTTGAACAAAAACGATAAAGTGATTGGCAGTGTTGTTGTAAAACGGCAAAGTACATCGATACTTGTTGTTGCAGAAAACGGATACGGAAAACGGAGCGAGCTCGACGAGTACCGGGTGAGCCACCGCGGCGGTAAAGGTGTTATTACAATCCGCGTGACAGAAAAAACAGGTCGCATGGTTGCGATCAAAGAAGTATTAGAGAACGACGACATAGTTGTTGTAACATCGCAGGGTGTTGTAATTCGCCAGCCCGCAGAAACAATTCGTGTTGCCGGTAGAAACACACAGGGCGTTCGGCTAATACGGCTCGACGAAGGAGATAAAATAGCCGACACCGCCGTTGTGCCTGCGGAGGAGGAAAAGGTAGAAGACGTTTCGGAAGAAAAACCGGAAGAAACAAAGACAAAATCTGAAAAGCAAACAAAAAAAGAAAAAAGCAAAAAGAAATAAAAACCTCCGGTACCTTCTTAAGTAATTCAAAGTGAGATTCCAGGGGTTTTATAAGTAGACATCAATCTCCCCATCAATTGAGGGGGAGATCATAGAGGGGGTCAAATATTATGGCTAAAAAAATGTCTGACATTTTCATCAGACCTGCTAAATAAAATGTCGGATATTTGCAACTGCTCGTTCCCGAAGTCTGCTTTGGAAATGTGATAGACGCAATGAATCAACATGGATCTTATTTTGCAACATAGTTTGCTTCTTATTATTTTATCTTTTTCCTATATAAACAACCCCTTTACTATGAATCGGTTCGAATGAGTAACCGGTAGCCACCACCAATCTATTTTTTTGGTCTAGAGATATCAATCTTCCATATCCGCTGAGTTCTTCGTAGTGTTTATACGTTATTCCATTATGATGGGCAATCATAAAATATTCACCAACAATAAATAAATCGTTCAAATTATTACCTCGTACCCGCCAAGGGAATCCACGCCAGGTTTGTGGAAATGGCATTTGCTTCGCTTCACCTTTAGTAGAAGATTGACATTTGAATATTCCATAATCAGATAAAACAAATAACTTTTTATCGTTTTGCAACCACACGCTGGTTAATAAACCTGACAGTGAGTCTGTATTGAGTGTGAATGGATTTATTTTCTCCCACACTTTTCTTACGATATTATTCTCTATCCGTAATAATACCGTCGGTTTAAAATCTTCCCAGCCGCATGCCCATACTACTTTTCCATCCGGGCTTCCCCATACATCTGTTAAATTTACATCTGTTCCGCTCTCTATCTTTTGCCACTGGCTTCCGTCATAATGTGCCAAAGATCCATTAGTACCGCACATGTACATATTGGATGAACTTGTTCCCCAGAATTTATTGACGTATCCATTGAAGGCTCCATCCAATTTAAACGTTCTCCAAACTACACCGTTCCAATGATATGGACCAGAAGTTCCAGCCCAAATATTAGTGTCCGAAAATACAAATATTGACCTCACAGGTACAGAAGTAATGCTTTTCATCTCCCAGTTCTTTCCACCCCATTTTAAAAAGTTATAGGGGATATTATTCCAATTACCAAGAGAATCTTTTTTATAAATTTCTCCCACCGCATATACGCAAGTATCATTTATTATTGCTACATCGTTTATAATACTACCATTACCATCACCCAGCGTATCAACCTGCCACGTAAAGTTATGGCTTGTCGTATCCATTGTCGTTACATCAGCATAACTGCGTTCTTTTATTTGGAAGAAATTTTCTACGGTGAGCGTGTATCTATAACTCTGTTTTGGTAGAAGTCTCTCGTCTATAATTAAAGTGTCGATTAGTGAGCGGTGAGTTGCTTGCCCGCCTGCGGCGGGTGAAAGTGGTGAGTGGTATACTGTTGCTGTATCGTTTTGCTGTTTAATGTTTTGGCGTTTCAATGTAACGGTGCGGTTCATTAATCCTCCAGGCAAACGTAATCGCAAAACAGCGTCAGTCACTCCTACATCTTCAACAGTTAACATACCATTGGAAACGGTACCGTTTCCCGGCTCGGGTGGTGTTTCTTTGCAGGAGAAAGAAAACAGCAAAAATAAAATTGTCATCGTAATAAACGTTTTAATTTTCATAACCTATTTTTCATTGATAAATGAGTTAGAAAACATGTCATATCATTATTACGTCTCAGGAAGGCGGGCACCCACCCAAGCCGCTTTTAAATCTCGCATAAGTTAAAGATATTTTCTTATAATGTCAAAAAGAAACCTTCCGAAGATTACTATCGCATAATTAAATCAATCTTCGTAAGGTTCCTAAGTTGCCTATTGTCGTGAAGATATAATTGATTTTACGATCAATCAGATCCAATATTACCCAAAAGTTTCAACTCCAAAATTATTTTACTATCTTTTCATAACAGCAATTTAAGAATATTGAAAAACATGCAAAATAAAGTTATACGCGTAGGGCACAGCCCCGATCCGGACGATGCTTTTATGTTTTACGGACTCGCTTCGTGTAAAGTAAAATTGGACGGAATCATAATCGAGCACATGCTCGAAGATATCCAATCGTTGAACGAACGTGCGTTGAAAGCTGAACTCGAAGTTACGGCAATCTCGGCGCACGCATTTCCTTACGTGGCCGATAATTATTGGATTATGCGCACAGGAGCAAGTATGGGCGAAGGATATGGCCCTGTTATTATTTCTAAAAAATATAAATCACTTGGTGAATTATCGGGTAAAACCGTCGCTACTCCGGGTCCGCTTACAACCGCAACACTTCTCTTCAAAATCTTCACGAATGGAATAAAGAATATCGATATGCCTTTCGATAAAATCATGGATGCGGTGGATAACGGAACTGTCGATGCCGGACTGTTGATTCACGAAGGTCAAATTACCTACCAATCTTTAGGGTATAATAAAATTTTAGATTTCGGAGAATTTTGGGAAAAAGAAACCGGAGGACTTCCGCTTCCTTTAGGTCTTGATGTTGTGAAAAAAGATTTGGGCGAACCACTCGCCCGTAAATTATCTCTTGGTTTAAAAGAAAGCATAGCTTACGGTTATGATCATCAAGCAGAATCGATACCTTATGCCATGCGATGGGGAAGAGGGATAGATTACAATTTGGGTGAAAAATTTGTAA
Protein-coding sequences here:
- a CDS encoding ABC transporter substrate-binding protein, with the protein product MQNKVIRVGHSPDPDDAFMFYGLASCKVKLDGIIIEHMLEDIQSLNERALKAELEVTAISAHAFPYVADNYWIMRTGASMGEGYGPVIISKKYKSLGELSGKTVATPGPLTTATLLFKIFTNGIKNIDMPFDKIMDAVDNGTVDAGLLIHEGQITYQSLGYNKILDFGEFWEKETGGLPLPLGLDVVKKDLGEPLARKLSLGLKESIAYGYDHQAESIPYAMRWGRGIDYNLGEKFVKMYVSQLTIDMGENGKKALELLFQKGYEKKLLPRVPEIILI
- the gyrA gene encoding DNA gyrase subunit A; this translates as MAGINEKIIPVDIEEEMKGSYIDYAMSVIVSRALPDVRDGLKPVHRRVLFGMHELGLASNRAYKKSARVVGEVLGKYHPHGDSAVYDTMVRMAQDFSLRYPLVDGQGNFGSVDGDSPAAMRYTEVRLARAAEEMLRDLEKNTVDLSPNFDDTLKEPTVLPAQIPNLLVNGTSGIAVGMTTNIPPHNLTEIIDGCVSIIDTPTLPEEKLLKIIKAPDFPTGGIIYGYDGVKEAYRTGRGKILVRAKATIETGRADRQAIVVTEIPYQVNKASLIEKIADLVRDKKIEDIADIRDESDRDGLRIVIELKRDANAPVVLNNLYKHTQMQTTFGVIMLALVEGKPQILTLRQTIDHFIKHRNDVIVRRAKFELDEAERRAHILEGYIIALDNIDEIIKLIKKSKDIPSAQEGLMKRFKLSEIQAKAILDMRLQRLTGLERKKVEDEYKETIKLIEKLRSILSSKKLQLQIIKEELLEIKKKFGDERRTEVIYKAEEFSIEDMIAEEDVVITISHAGFIKRLPVSGYRRQARGGKGVTGATTKEDDFIEHMFIASTHDYIMFFTDRGRCYWLKVHEIPEAGRMARGKSIVNLIEKQNDENVASYVPVKGFDEDHFIAMITEKGLVKKTSLFEFSNVRRNGIAAITLQKGDSVIDVKLTDGKQDIVIGTYNGMAIRFNEQEARAVGRISMGVRGIKLNKNDKVIGSVVVKRQSTSILVVAENGYGKRSELDEYRVSHRGGKGVITIRVTEKTGRMVAIKEVLENDDIVVVTSQGVVIRQPAETIRVAGRNTQGVRLIRLDEGDKIADTAVVPAEEEKVEDVSEEKPEETKTKSEKQTKKEKSKKK